Part of the Candidatus Dojkabacteria bacterium genome, TTTAATTCTTCAATATCGGCCTTGGCCCGCATAAGTACACGGCCACGACCGGTTGCGTACATTTCGGCCATCTCTTTTTTATTGTAAGCGATTCCGTAGGTTGGGAAATCAGGTCCTTTAACAAATTTCATTAGTTCCTCGACGGTAATCTCACTTCTGAATGTCGGATAAAGAACTTCACCTTCGTTTAAGGTTGCTCCTTCCAGATAGTTTTCAAAACAGCTCTCGGGTTGATTGGAAAGTACTCTAGGGATCTTTTCGGCGTTTTCCTTTTCGTGGCGGAGTCTATTATATGCAGGCTTGCCACTCCACTTGTTACCTAAGTCAACCATGTTAATTAGAGCGTCGGTAATTTCAGAAAGATTGTGAGGTGGAATTTTTGTTGCCATACCTACGGCAATTCCTTCGGCACCATTACAGATTAGTCCTGGAAATAGTCCCGGAAGTACGCTTGGTTCTTTAAGCCGGGCATCGTAGTTGGGTTGATATGAAACGGCACCTTTTTCTAAATCTTCTAGAAGTGCAACTGTGTATCGGGTCATTTTGGCCTCGGTATAACGCATATGAGCAGCAGGATCGCCGTCGATCGAACCAAAGTTTCCTTGGCCAAAGACTAGCTGATATCTGGTACTAAAGTCTTGTGCCATGTTTACTAGTGTTCCATAAGCTGCCGCATCACCGTGTGGGTGATAGTTTCCTGTGGCGTCTCCAATGATTTTTGCACATTTAATGTAATGACCTGTCGGAGTCAGGTTAAGATCGTTCATTGCTACAAGTATTCTACGCTGGGAAGGTTTAAGTCCATCACGTACATCGGGAAGGGCACGGGCTACAATAACACTCATAGAATAGTCGATGTAGCTTTTCTTCATCTCATCAACTATATTAGTTTCGATAACGGCACCTCGACTTTGTGATTTTATCGGTTCGTTGGTTTTAGTTTTGGAGGTTGATTCGGCTAAAGGCTTATCTGTTTGTACTTCTGCCATTTGCTGATTGTGGTAAGTTTATATGAATGTATACTCGTTATTGACTGGTCATTGTAGCACAATTAAGGTCCCTGGTAAACATGGAGCAACTAGTACTTGCATAAATATCTAAGATGCGGAAAAATTAGAGTATGAAATATGATTATGTCTGCCAGTCGTGTAAGCATGAATTCGAAGTAGAGCTTAAGCTTTCTGAGCTTGGTAAGAAAAAAATTGTGTGTCCAAAGTGCAAAAGTCCTGACTGCAAAAAGATAATAAAACCAGTTAGTATAGGAAGCAGCGGTTGTAGTGGAGCTTGTGCAACATGTCCTGGTTGCGGACACTAAAATCAATAAATTAAAAAACATATAATGTCAGCGCAAACTTATGATCTTATAATAATAGGCGCGGGTCCGGCGGGATATACCGCATCGGTGTATTCATCCCGCTATCGAATTAGTAATGTAGTAATAGGCTCTATTCCCGGCGGGCTTGCAACAGAAGCTCACAATGTGTGCAATTTCCCAACAGAAAAAAGCATATCAGGAATTGGGCTTATGCAAAAAATGAAAGAGGTTGTGGAGAATAATGCAGCTGAGATTGTGATTGATGAAGTTATTTCAATAGAAAAAGAGACCGAGTGCTTTGTTGTAAAAACAGGTTTGGGAAAAGAATATACTTCAAAGGCAGTGCTAATTGCTACTGGAACATATCATAAAAAACTTGGTATTAAGGGCGAGCTAAGTCTTGTGGGAAAAGGCGTTAGCTACTGTGCCACCTGTGATGGTCCATTTTACAAAGATAAAATTGTAGGAGTAATTGGTGGAGCCAACGCAGCAAACATGGCAAGTTTGTATTTGTCCGGAGTTGCTAAGAAAGTCTATCAGTTTGTGCGAAGCACCCAAAAGGGTGATCAGGTTTTAATCGATTCCATAAATAAAAAAGAAAATATTGAAGTGCTATTAAAAACCGAGGTTGAAGTTGTCTTGGGAGAAGATAAAGTTACAGGTGTTAGGCTTGCGTCACCTCATGATGGGCAGAGCGAAATTCTGCTAGACGGTATATTTATCGAGGTTGGAACCACACCTGCTACAGCATTTACTCAAGGGCTAGGGCTTAGTGTTGATTTGGATGGATATATTGTAGTCAAACCTGATCAGGCAACCAATGTGGATGGAATTTGGGCTGCCGGCGATATAACTACAAATTCAAATAAGTATCATCAAATCATCACGGCTTGTAGCGAAGGCGCTATTGCCGCGAGTAGCATTGCCCAATGGATTCGTAAATGATTTTTTTATTTTTTTATTTTACGTAGGGACAGGTCTAGACCGGCAGGGGGTCCAGAGAGTGCTTACCAATATGTCCTTTGTGCTTTTGCACGTTAAAGTATATGTAATTACGAACACGTTGTAGATCTCTTTCATTCCGAATAATATGGTCGTAAAAAGATCTTTGCCATTCGAATCTGCCGGGAAACCTCTTGTTTATCCTCCATGATGAGTTCGATTTAAATCCTCTCATGATTTCAGACAAGTTTTTTTCTGGTTCAATCAGGTGAATTATCCCATGCAAATGGTCTGGCATTACAATGAAGGCATCCAAATCTATTCCGGAATAATGAACAGGTAAGTCATGCCAACAACCCAATATGATTGCGCCTAAGTCACTTAAGACAAACATATTTCTCTTAATCTTGCCTAGGATCTGGGGCCTTGTCTTTACTACCGTTGTAATAAAGTAAAATCCTGGTGTTTTGTAGTCGTATCCTTTAAGCCGTTGTCTTTTCCTTCCTTTTTCTTCCATACTTAACATTAACACACCCGCACCCCCATATGGAAGAAACCAAGTTGGCATAATGTGAATTTAATACCCCTGTCGGTCTAGACCTGTCCCTACTGGTCAGCATTTTGCGATTACTATATAATGAGTCATGAGCAAAATTCTTAAGGTTATGCTTACAGCAGCTTTGTTTTTTCGTGTTTTTACATCCTTCGCTTATGCTTCCGGAGGAAGCAGTTTACCCAGTGTTGCATTTTCTCCCGGAAGTGGATTCACAGGAGTAGGTGAGGAGTTTTGGGTTGACATTCTGGTAAATACTGCGGGGCAGAATTCGTTATCCACGAGAGTTGTATTTGAATTCGATCCTTCATATTTCGAGGTTACAAAGGTTGAACGAACCAATATGTACTGTAACTATCCTACCGGGGCCGCAGAGTATGGTGTATCAAATGATAGTGGATATGTTATTATTACTGGATATTGCTCTTCTTCCTATACAAATACCAGTGTTCCAGAGCGGTTTGCAACCGTATATTTTAGAGCTTTAAGAATTGGTGACACCAATCTAAATTTTCGATATAACGGAGCTGATTCACCTGGAAATACAGTCATTTATGGAACAGGTAGTCCGCCTGCAAACATTCTAACAGTTGCTCCTTCGGTTGGATCTTACAAAATTGTTACAGACATAAGTGGATACACTCAAAGTTCTCCTTCTACCGGAGTTGTTGACTATGTTTTTGCCGGGGTATCGGTTCTTGTAATTGGTGGTGGTATTTTTGTATACTTTAGGAATAGAAAAAAACTTAAATAATTTAATATATTAATGTGTTGAAAAAATACGTTTTATATTTTCTAACAAGTATTACGTCGGCTTGGATAATAAATTCAGTGCTTTCCGGAATTATTATTGCAAATCAGGCAACGCTTTTTCTTGTTGCACTTTTAATTACTGCGGCAATCTGGCTTACCGAGTATGTTTACAGCCAGTTAAAAAAGAAAAATCTGTTAATTTTTCTCTTAATGGGGACGCTTATTGGATTTTTTGTGATTTATATTGGAACGCTTTTGTTTGACGGTTTTGCATTTACCGGAGGCTCACTTGCGCCTTTGGATCTTGCAATCCTCGAGACTCCTTCTATTCGAAGTGTTGACAGCGTTCTTACACTACTACTTGCCTCGTTTATTTTTACAATTATTGCATTTGTGACTAAGTGGGCAAGTACGGGTGAAGGCAAAAAGAAAGAGAGTAGCAAGGAATAGATAACAAGAAACTGTAATCTGTGTGCGGCGGGCCGATTGGCCCGCCGCATATTAACCATTATTCGAGATCCAGGTAATCAATCATTAACCCATCCGCAACAGCAATATCTTCAGAATTTCCATTGAACACATAAGTTTCTAAACCTATTGTTGCCATAATATAGTTAGGTTGACCAACTGTTCCAAGACACATATCTGTCTCAGTGAATCTGTAAGGGGTGTAGGTCCAGTTGCCAGCACTTTCTGAACGAACTAATCCCACATGGTCCTCACCTTTTGATTCGAATACAATTGTGTACTCGGAGATATCCTTTTCCAAAATGTCGCATTGAAACCCTATTGGACCAACTACATGTAAAGACCTTTCTTCTATATAAAGTTCCGATTCTCCATTAGAAAGCCTGACCACACTTTTATCATGAATTGGGTATATTCCTTCGACATCACAACCATCTTCAGATTGCTTACAAAGAGGGGCGAAGAAGCTGATGCCTTGTTCTTGGGGAATTCGGGCATCAAGCTGTAAAACGTTTACAGTTACCTCTGTAACCTGCCAGCTTGCAGGTACTTTTATTTGCTTGTCATTTGGTAGTTTTAATGTATATGATGTACTTAACGATTCGATATTTTCATCGGTAATCGTTTCCTCTTTTTCAGTTCCTGTGCCATTGTTGTTCGAGGAGAACAAGGTGTTTACTACCGGAGTCTTATTCTCGATAAACAGTCCGGTAGCAATACCTAAGAAGAGCACAGTAATCATTGACAATGCAATGACTAACCCTTTGTTTTTAACCATTTTAAGTTTTGTAAATTTATGTTGGTTATGCATAGTAATACGAACGATATAAAAAAAAGTAACAGTACTTTCCTCGCTATTATGGGTTGAATACTTCTGTGTGAACTCGCAGGGGGATTGAATAATCGAGCCTTAAGATTGGTAGTTGGAGCTCTCGGAGAAGGGCTTTTGGTTTCTGCAAAGAGTCTAAACCGATTAGTGAAGTTTTACTTAATTGGTCAACGTGAAGGAATAGATATGGAAGAAGCTCTTGATGAGCGTTTTGCAAGACTAAGAAGACTTTATCAAAGTTCCCTGCAGGCGGTTGATTAGCTCATTCTCTTGTAGATCGACAAAGGATTTCCAACACAAGCTACCGGCTAAATACTACTTCACCGTACAAGTCCGAGACATGTCTGTACTATTTCACTACTTACTATCCTCTTCTTGGAACATAAGGAATAATCTTTTTTGCAAGTTCCATAATGGGCATGCTTTGTAGCCATACTTTGCCTGGACCCTTTACTGTTGCCAAAAACAAGCCTTCACCACCAAACAAAATGTTTTTAAATCCTTTAACCATTTGAATGTCTGCAGTTACACTGTCTTCATATGCGGCAATATATCCGGTATCGACTAGTAGTTCTTCTCCTTCTGTTAAGAGACGTTCTTCAACTGATCCTGCAACTTCGATAAAAGCTTTGCCTTTGCCTGATAATTTTTGAAGGATAAAGCCTTCACCGCCTAAAAGTCCCATTCCAAAACGTTTTGTTAAGTGAACGGATAGTTCTACTGTATTTTCTGCAACCATGAATGCATCTTTCTGTGTAATTATACTGTTACCTGATAAATCAAATTCAATAATTTGTCCTGGAAATTCCGAGGTAAAGGCAATTTCTGCGTCATCTGCTTCAGACGTGAAGGTTGCCAAAAACATACTTTCTCCGCTAAATGCTCGACCGATTGCACTCATAACACCGCCTCGCATATTTGTTTCCATTTTAATTTGTGGACTCATCCAGGCCATTCCGCCCTTTTCGGAAAACACGGATTCTCCTTTTGAGAGTTTCATTACAATGTATGGGAGATTTCCACCTTTTATTTCGTACTTCATTTTTTGTTATGTAAAAAATTATCAGATTTTAGTATAGCACAAATTTTACTTCTCATAGTGATCCTGTTGCTATAGTCTCTTGCTTGCTAGTCTATTCACTATTTCACTGCTTAAGTTTCCCTCGATTCCTATGTTCATCGGAAGCCATTTGCTTATTTTGCCTTTTTGCTAAAGCGATTTCTTCTTCTCACACTAGCTTTTCGGTGATTACTTGACTGTTTTACTACTTCACTACTTCACTGTTTCACTACGTTACTGCTTCACTGCTTAAGCTTCCGTTGATTCCTATGTTCGAAGTGAACCCTTTATCTGTTTTGCCTTTGTGTTAAAGCTTGCCACTTCTCTCATAGGTATCTTCCGGAGTGTATTACTTCACTGTTTCACTACTTTACTGTTTAAGGTATACTAAAGTAAGACTTAGTTTATGTTTATTTTAGAATGGCACCGGTAACAATAAAAGATATAATTCCCAGGCAGATTATTGATTCCCGAGGTAATCCCACCGTCGAGGTTGACTTAATTTTAACCGACGGATCGTTTCATAGAGCATCGGTTCCTAGTGGTGCATCTACCGGGACTCACGAGGTTGTAGAGCTTCGTGATACTAATGATCCCAAACGGTACCACGGTAAAGGTGTATTACAAGCATGTGTAAATGCCGAGGTCTTAATAGGTCCGCAAATTATGGGACTTGATCCAAGGCTTCAAAAACAAATCGATGAAAGCATCAGAGCTTCCGATGGAACCGAAAATTTTTCAAATATTGGAGCTAATGCAGCTTTGGCTGTGTCTATTGCAGTTTTAAAGGCAGGTGCATATTTAGAGAATGTACCCTTATATAGATACATAATGAAAATATTAAAAGATGAATATGGGCTGGCTTATCCTCCCAATCTGATATTTCCGACACCAATGTTCAATGTATTTAACGGAGGTGCCCATGCCGATAACAATATTGCAATACAAGAATTCATGATAATTCCATCCGGTATTCCTGACATAAGGGAAAAGATAAGAGCAGGTGCCGAAATTTTTCAAACGTTATTAAAGCTTCTTAGCAATCAAAAAATCGATACAGATGTAGGAAATGAAGGTGGTTTTGCTCCCGATCTTCCATCAGACGTTGAAGCAATGGAGCTCCTAATTAAAGCAATCGAAACATCGGGATACACTCCAGGTGATCAAGTAAATATTGGGCTTGATGTTGCTATATCACAATACTACGATGTCGAAAGAAAGTGGTATAAGTTGCCACATCAGCTTGTGAATGGAAAGGTGACAAATGTTGAAGGAACCTTTCAGGACGTTGTGGCCTATTACACAATGCTTTTAGATAAATACCCAATTCTTATTTTGGAGGATGGGTTTCACGAGGATGATTGGGAGGGCTTTGCAACTCTCAAACCAATTATGGATGTTAAAAATCGCTACTGTATGGGAGATGATCTTACTGTCACTAATGTTGACCGAATTCAGAAGGGTATTGATACAAACGCAATTAACTCGATAATTATTAAGCCAAATCAGATAGGCACGATAACCGGCGTATTCGAAGCTATAAAACTTTGCAAGGACAATGACATAAAAATTGCGACCTCACACAGATCCGGGGAAACTGTCGACACTACAATTTCACATATTGCAGTAGGAGGTCAGACCACATTTATAAAAGCCGGTGCACCTAGTCGGTCCGAACGTGCCGAGAAATATAACGAGCTTTTGCGCATGATTACACCGGATATGGTGATTAAGAGATAAAAAATGATCTTTGTAACGTTTATTTATGCTTTATTTGCAGTGCTAATACAGATGCATCTATAAATCCACCACTTCGTCCTTAATGGCTCTAAAAATGTTTGCCCAAACAGGAACAACGGTATCTGCCGAAAAAGTACTCGTAGTTGGCTCTTCAAGCTTTACAAGCATAATAAACTGCGGATTATCGTAAGGGGCAAATCCCACGAAAGTTACGTTAGTCTTTCCTTCTTGATATCCCGGGGCATCAATCCTTGCAATTTGGGCAGTTCCTGTTTTTCCGGCAATTTTGTATTCGGGAAATTCGTTAAGGTAATATCTGGCATCGCCTTCCGTAACAACAGTTGACATCATTTGTGATACAGAATCAGCCGTTTCTTTTGATATAGGGGTTGAAACAACTCTAGGTTCAACAATAAGTGTTTCATCCGGTCCGACTATTTTTTCAACAATATAGGGCTGCATTCGCTTGCCGTCATTTGCAATTGCCGAAATGGCTGAAATAATTTCGATTGGGGTTGCAGTAATCATTTGTCCGTACGAAGCAGTTGCAACGTCAAGTTTTGTCCATTCAGTGTGGTTAGGATAGAGTCCTGAGACTTCATCACCAAGGCCTATTCCGCTTTTTGTTCCAATTCCGAATTTTACAAGATAGTTATAATATTCCTCAGGAGTTAGTAACATTCCAATTTGTGCGGCACACACATTGTTTGACTTTTGGAGAACACCGGCAGGGGTTAGGGCTCCATCGGGACGTTTATTCCAAGTGTAGAGTTTATAGTCGTATACTTCTATATATCCATAATTATCATAACAGATATAGTTCTCATCAATTTTTCCAAGCTCAAGCGCCATTGAGATCGTAAGTGGTTTATTAACTGACCCGTATTCATAAGCATCGGATACAGCTCTATTTCTGTAAACTCCGGTGTCTTTTACTTCCCAATATTTATTTGGATCATAGGTTGGATAGCTTGCCATTGCAATAATTTCCCCTGTTTTGGGATCCATTACAATTGCGACTCCGCCTTTTGATCCGGTTTCGACTACTCCTTGCTTAAGTTCGTCTTCTACAATTCGTTGAACCGTTGAATCAATTGTTAGTACAATATCTTTACCGTCACGTGGGCGGATAGGATCGTAATCAGCCTCAAGAATAATATTTCCTAAGATATCCCTTTCCGAAAGTGAATAACCCTTTGTGCCTGAAAGTGCACCCCAATAAAATTGTGTAACGCCGTATTGACCCTCATCTTCACCATAATCATTCTTTTTTACAAACCCAAGAACGTTTGCTGCAAGTTTTCCGTTTGGATAGATACGTCGATACTCCTTTTCAAAATGAATTCCGAAAAGATTTTGTTCTTCGATTGCTCGTTTTGTTGAGTCGTCGATAAAATGCTTTATCGGATAGTAGTTTGGATTTTTTTCAATATTTGCTGAAAGTTCTTCATATGAAAATCCAAGTGTATCCGAAATAATTTTTAGAACGGTATCTTTTTGCTCTATAAATGTTTTCTTGTCATAACTTGAACTTCCTATCGAAAAATATAAAAACCATACAGGTTCATCTATAGAAAGGACTGTGCCGTCCGATGAGTAGATTATTCCCCGTTGTGAAACAATGGTTTCTTGTGCGCTAGTAAGGTTTTCCGCAGCCGTTCTGTATCGTTCATGAAAAACAATCTGCCATTTATACATTTGATAGACGATAAGTCCGATAAATATGGAAAAACCTAGGAATACCCAGATTAATCTTGGGAGCATATCGGACTCGGAATTACGACGTACATTCATTTTACTTAACCTGTGCCAAATTTCCTACTGGAAGGTATATTACCGTTTCAGGTGTTTTCATTTCAAGCTCTGTTTCTGCCTGAATGCGAATAAGTTCAGTGGAATTATAGTGTGCAAGATCATTTAAAACAGTTGCCGAGCTATCTGTGATTTTTTCAACTTCCTCTTCAATTTGTCTTAGTTCACTGCCGATTGGTAATAGTTGCGTCGAGGAATAAAGTTTGACTGTTATATAACTTAACACAGATATGAGTCCAATCAAAAAACAGATTGTAAGAGATGAAAGCCTTGGAATTTTGATGAATGATTGTCTGTTTTTGGGCAGTGTCACGGCAGTGTTTGTTATGTTATGTAGATTTTTCTATTACAAAAAGCTTGGCGCTTCTAGAGCGTTTATTTTCCAATACTTCTTCTTCTTCTGGGGTAAGAGGGACTGGGGTAAGAAGCGAAAGGCTGTCGAAGTTTTCATTAATGAAACTTTCAACAACACCGGCTTCGAGTGAGTGGTATGCAAGAATGACTAGTCGTCCCTTGTGAGAAAGTAAGGAAAATGCCTCCGGAAGCGCTGCTTTTAGGTTGTTAATTTCGTCGTTGACGGCAATTCTTAATGCCTGAAAAACCCGTCTTGCCGGGTGTTTTCTTCCTCTGTCGTAGTTTTCCGGCACTCCCTTGTAGATTGCCTTTACAAGCTCGTGCGTGGTTGTAAGCTCTTCTGCTTTTCTGGCTTTTATTATTTCTCTGGCAATTGATTTGCTATAACGTTCTTGTCCGTATACTGTAAAGAGTTTGGTTAGTTCGGACTCTGATAGAGCATGTAAAAGATCAAAGGCGTTTACTAATAGGTCTTTATCCATTCGCATATCGAGCTTGCTGCTTCCGTAAAAGCTAAAGCCACGATTTTTCTGGGCGAGCTGTCTACTACTAAGTCCAAGATCAAATAAGACTCCGTTTATAGATTCAATGTTGTGTTTATTTAAAATCTTTTTCATGGATTTAAAGTTGGCCTTTTCAATTATCCAGTTGTCAAGTTTGGCTAATGGGTTATTTGTTTTTACGAACTCTATACTTTCGGTATCGTGATCTAGGCTTACAAGCTTACCTGAGCCTAGTGCCTTAAGGATTTCAGTGCTATGTCCGCCATCACCTAATGTTGCATCAACGTAGTTCCCTTCAGGAACAATATTAAGGTACTCAATAACTTTCTCTAAAAGTACCGGTTTATGTACTGGTGCCTTATTCATTTCTGTTTTGGTTTGTAAGTTTTTGTGCAATTTCTTCACCATGTGTGTCAAGATAAGAAAGTCGTTTCTGCCAGCTTTCCGTGCTCCAGACTTCTATCCAGTTAAGAAGTCCGACAAAGACTACCTCTTTTTGTATTTGTGCATATTTAAAGAGATTGTCCGGGATCACAAATCGACCCTGAGTATCGGGTAATATTTCTTTTGCGCCACCAACCAAGATTCTGGCAGTATCCCTGACAAAATTATTAATTATTGAGCCGTTTGTGATTTCGCTTGTTATCTTTTCAAAGCGATCCTTGTTAACGAGCACTAAAGAATTTTCGTACCCACGAGTTATATATAACTTACCTTTTAGCTCTTTTCGTAGATCATACGGAATTGCTATGCGTTTTTTTTCTCCAACCTTTTGCATGAATTCACCTATTAGCATTGTAAAACCTGTTTATTTAAATTCATTATTCGGATTTGTTTCCAAGGTGGTAACCCCACATATCACCACTAGTCACCACCAATATAGCATGCTGAAAACGGGCTTGTCAAATGGTTGAATCATCTTTCGTAGGGACAGGTCTAGACCCGCACCTCCAGTTCGGGAAATTGCCAGTGGATAACCATTCTAAGAGACCGATCTTTGCATACACCTACACGCATTGGAAAATATATTGACCAGCTCGTTATTTGTTAGCAGGGGTGTGGGTGTAAGACCGTCACGGGGTTATTAGAGTCATGATCTTTTCGTTATTTGAATGTTGCGGCATGTCGGTCTAGACCTGTCCCTACTACGATATTTATCGATACTTACCGATATTTACCGGTATTTACCGGTATTTATCGATACTTACCGATACTTACAGTGTATAATACTGTAACCTGCATAATCTATATAAATAACGCAAGGTGAACGAATCAAAGTTGGTACAAACAGCACAAAACGGAGATAGCACCGCAATGCAGGCCTTATACGAAGAAAGCGTTAGTTGTATATACCGCTTTGTATACTCGTTCTCATTAGGAAAAGAAGTTACCGATGATATTGTCGCAGAAAGCTTTACAAAAGCGTTTGAAAAACTTAAACAATTTAGGGGAAAAAGCTCTTTTAAAACATGGGTGTATAAAATTGCAAGAAATGAAGTATACACATATTTCAACAAAAAAAGAGGGACCATTCCGATGGATGAAGAAAAAATAGAGCAAGTGGCTGATCGCATTGGTAATGATATTTTGCAGAGTCATGAAAATGATCGACATACCAATAATGACAATAAGAACGAGCGACTTGTAAGGAAAATACTAAATCAGTTGCCTGCCAGGCAGGCAGAAGTTCTAAGATTGCGGTTTATTTTGGGGTATACCGTAAAAGAGTGTGCACTGGAGTTAAAAATTTCCGAAGGCAATGTAAAGGTGATTCAGAATAGGGCATTGGGAAAAGCTAATAAGTTGGTGAATAAAGAAAATGGATAACATAAAGAGTGTGTTTAAACAATACAATAATTCAGTTAAACCGGATGATAGTACTGTTATGCGTATTTGGAACAGGATTAGCAGTAACCTTGATCAAATGTCTCAACGTGAACCTAAGGTTAATCCAAAGCAACTGATAAAATCCAAATCGTGGGCAAGATTTGTTTTGGGCTTTGCTAAAAATCTTTTAATAGGCGGTGCATTTGTTCCACTGTCCTTGGTGATTGGCTTTTTAACGTTTAATACCTTCGAGGTAATTTCTCGACATGTTCTACCCGGGGGAAATCTTGGCCTTAATCAGTT contains:
- a CDS encoding zinc ribbon domain-containing protein; translated protein: MKYDYVCQSCKHEFEVELKLSELGKKKIVCPKCKSPDCKKIIKPVSIGSSGCSGACATCPGCGH
- a CDS encoding FAD-dependent oxidoreductase codes for the protein MSAQTYDLIIIGAGPAGYTASVYSSRYRISNVVIGSIPGGLATEAHNVCNFPTEKSISGIGLMQKMKEVVENNAAEIVIDEVISIEKETECFVVKTGLGKEYTSKAVLIATGTYHKKLGIKGELSLVGKGVSYCATCDGPFYKDKIVGVIGGANAANMASLYLSGVAKKVYQFVRSTQKGDQVLIDSINKKENIEVLLKTEVEVVLGEDKVTGVRLASPHDGQSEILLDGIFIEVGTTPATAFTQGLGLSVDLDGYIVVKPDQATNVDGIWAAGDITTNSNKYHQIITACSEGAIAASSIAQWIRK
- a CDS encoding transposase yields the protein MPTWFLPYGGAGVLMLSMEEKGRKRQRLKGYDYKTPGFYFITTVVKTRPQILGKIKRNMFVLSDLGAIILGCWHDLPVHYSGIDLDAFIVMPDHLHGIIHLIEPEKNLSEIMRGFKSNSSWRINKRFPGRFEWQRSFYDHIIRNERDLQRVRNYIYFNVQKHKGHIGKHSLDPLPV
- a CDS encoding TIGR00266 family protein; amino-acid sequence: MKYEIKGGNLPYIVMKLSKGESVFSEKGGMAWMSPQIKMETNMRGGVMSAIGRAFSGESMFLATFTSEADDAEIAFTSEFPGQIIEFDLSGNSIITQKDAFMVAENTVELSVHLTKRFGMGLLGGEGFILQKLSGKGKAFIEVAGSVEERLLTEGEELLVDTGYIAAYEDSVTADIQMVKGFKNILFGGEGLFLATVKGPGKVWLQSMPIMELAKKIIPYVPRRG
- the eno gene encoding phosphopyruvate hydratase; protein product: MAPVTIKDIIPRQIIDSRGNPTVEVDLILTDGSFHRASVPSGASTGTHEVVELRDTNDPKRYHGKGVLQACVNAEVLIGPQIMGLDPRLQKQIDESIRASDGTENFSNIGANAALAVSIAVLKAGAYLENVPLYRYIMKILKDEYGLAYPPNLIFPTPMFNVFNGGAHADNNIAIQEFMIIPSGIPDIREKIRAGAEIFQTLLKLLSNQKIDTDVGNEGGFAPDLPSDVEAMELLIKAIETSGYTPGDQVNIGLDVAISQYYDVERKWYKLPHQLVNGKVTNVEGTFQDVVAYYTMLLDKYPILILEDGFHEDDWEGFATLKPIMDVKNRYCMGDDLTVTNVDRIQKGIDTNAINSIIIKPNQIGTITGVFEAIKLCKDNDIKIATSHRSGETVDTTISHIAVGGQTTFIKAGAPSRSERAEKYNELLRMITPDMVIKR
- a CDS encoding penicillin-binding protein 2; translated protein: MNVRRNSESDMLPRLIWVFLGFSIFIGLIVYQMYKWQIVFHERYRTAAENLTSAQETIVSQRGIIYSSDGTVLSIDEPVWFLYFSIGSSSYDKKTFIEQKDTVLKIISDTLGFSYEELSANIEKNPNYYPIKHFIDDSTKRAIEEQNLFGIHFEKEYRRIYPNGKLAANVLGFVKKNDYGEDEGQYGVTQFYWGALSGTKGYSLSERDILGNIILEADYDPIRPRDGKDIVLTIDSTVQRIVEDELKQGVVETGSKGGVAIVMDPKTGEIIAMASYPTYDPNKYWEVKDTGVYRNRAVSDAYEYGSVNKPLTISMALELGKIDENYICYDNYGYIEVYDYKLYTWNKRPDGALTPAGVLQKSNNVCAAQIGMLLTPEEYYNYLVKFGIGTKSGIGLGDEVSGLYPNHTEWTKLDVATASYGQMITATPIEIISAISAIANDGKRMQPYIVEKIVGPDETLIVEPRVVSTPISKETADSVSQMMSTVVTEGDARYYLNEFPEYKIAGKTGTAQIARIDAPGYQEGKTNVTFVGFAPYDNPQFIMLVKLEEPTTSTFSADTVVPVWANIFRAIKDEVVDL
- the rsmH gene encoding 16S rRNA (cytosine(1402)-N(4))-methyltransferase RsmH, whose amino-acid sequence is MNKAPVHKPVLLEKVIEYLNIVPEGNYVDATLGDGGHSTEILKALGSGKLVSLDHDTESIEFVKTNNPLAKLDNWIIEKANFKSMKKILNKHNIESINGVLFDLGLSSRQLAQKNRGFSFYGSSKLDMRMDKDLLVNAFDLLHALSESELTKLFTVYGQERYSKSIAREIIKARKAEELTTTHELVKAIYKGVPENYDRGRKHPARRVFQALRIAVNDEINNLKAALPEAFSLLSHKGRLVILAYHSLEAGVVESFINENFDSLSLLTPVPLTPEEEEVLENKRSRSAKLFVIEKST
- a CDS encoding cell division/cell wall cluster transcriptional repressor MraZ, whose protein sequence is MLIGEFMQKVGEKKRIAIPYDLRKELKGKLYITRGYENSLVLVNKDRFEKITSEITNGSIINNFVRDTARILVGGAKEILPDTQGRFVIPDNLFKYAQIQKEVVFVGLLNWIEVWSTESWQKRLSYLDTHGEEIAQKLTNQNRNE
- a CDS encoding RNA polymerase sigma factor is translated as MNESKLVQTAQNGDSTAMQALYEESVSCIYRFVYSFSLGKEVTDDIVAESFTKAFEKLKQFRGKSSFKTWVYKIARNEVYTYFNKKRGTIPMDEEKIEQVADRIGNDILQSHENDRHTNNDNKNERLVRKILNQLPARQAEVLRLRFILGYTVKECALELKISEGNVKVIQNRALGKANKLVNKENG